In a genomic window of Erigeron canadensis isolate Cc75 chromosome 5, C_canadensis_v1, whole genome shotgun sequence:
- the LOC122602190 gene encoding uncharacterized protein LOC122602190, producing the protein MGNCIMKKQPAIQYNSDDWGSPKAKVDYVSGSHCDDCFVSEKKVTTTTEVKIKISKKQLEELLGRTDVQGLSVQQVLGRLMDASDGFESHQPSWRPALQSIPE; encoded by the coding sequence atgGGAAATTGTATAATGAAAAAGCAGCCAGCCATTCAATACAACAGCGATGACTGGGGATCCCCGAAAGCAAAGGTTGATTATGTATCGGGTAGCCATTGCGATGATTGCTTTGTTAGTGAAAAGAAGGTGACAACGACGACGGAGGTGAAGATTAAGATATCGAAGAAACAACTTGAAGAGTTGTTGGGTAGGACGGATGTGCAAGGACTAAGTGTACAGCAAGTACTCGGTCGGTTGATGGATGCTAGTGACGGTTTTGAATCACATCAACCATCGTGGAGGCCTGCTCTTCAAAGCATTCCTGAATAA